A stretch of Faecalibacterium duncaniae DNA encodes these proteins:
- a CDS encoding helix-turn-helix transcriptional regulator, translated as MNWLRRVSGIPLSPPAAAATEGFNAMVQTKNFPLETRGEAVSREALVQAALQEITQNYREASLSNVARSYGVSLAYVSECVRAQTGKTYKELLQKHRMETAARLLRRSDLNIQQIITQVGYENTSYFYRLFHERYGQSPREYRRARSQRT; from the coding sequence ATGAACTGGCTGCGGCGGGTGTCCGGCATCCCCCTGTCCCCGCCCGCCGCTGCCGCAACGGAGGGTTTTAACGCTATGGTACAGACCAAGAATTTCCCGCTGGAAACGCGCGGCGAGGCGGTCAGCCGCGAAGCGCTGGTCCAGGCGGCATTGCAGGAGATCACCCAGAATTACCGCGAAGCAAGCCTTTCCAATGTGGCCCGCAGCTACGGCGTTTCGCTGGCGTATGTCAGCGAGTGCGTCCGGGCCCAGACCGGAAAGACCTATAAGGAGCTGCTGCAGAAGCACCGGATGGAGACCGCCGCCCGCCTGCTGCGCCGCAGCGACCTGAACATCCAGCAGATCATCACCCAGGTGGGCTACGAGAACACCAGCTACTTCTACCGCCTGTTCCATGAGCGGTATGGCCAGAGCCCCCGGGAGTACCGCCGGGCACGCAGCCAGCGCACATAA
- a CDS encoding acetyltransferase, producing the protein MFRGARRADLDAILKIYARARQAMADSGNPTQWGDHFPPQELLEEDIDSNRLFLYLVNGELEGVFAFILGPDPTYARIEDGKWLNDTLPYGTIHRLASAGRHPGVAAAVITWCLEHCESLRADTHADNKIMQHLLEENGFTRCGIIHVEDGTPRIAYQKMSLTLPLRRD; encoded by the coding sequence ATGTTTCGTGGAGCAAGACGTGCAGATCTGGATGCGATCCTGAAAATTTATGCCCGCGCCCGGCAGGCGATGGCGGATTCCGGCAACCCCACCCAGTGGGGAGATCATTTCCCGCCGCAGGAGCTGCTGGAAGAGGACATTGATTCCAACCGGCTGTTCCTCTACCTTGTCAACGGCGAGCTGGAGGGCGTGTTTGCCTTTATCCTTGGCCCGGACCCCACCTATGCCCGGATCGAGGATGGCAAGTGGCTGAACGATACCCTGCCCTACGGCACCATCCACCGGCTGGCTTCGGCGGGCAGGCACCCCGGCGTTGCCGCCGCTGTGATCACCTGGTGCCTGGAGCACTGCGAGAGCCTGCGGGCCGACACCCACGCCGACAACAAGATCATGCAGCACCTGCTGGAAGAAAACGGCTTTACCAGGTGCGGCATCATCCATGTGGAGGATGGCACGCCCCGCATTGCCTACCAGAAAATGTCCCTTACCCTGCCTTTGCGCCGGGATTGA
- a CDS encoding tyrosine-type recombinase/integrase produces MAVSSRQVKNKRDSNGVLTGRPGTVYDVNIKYTAPDGKKKSYAKKGFATKKEATQHEAEMKTKLQNPGQIASITSQRKQTVASYLNDWVESYARVNLRPSTYDGYKKTIANYINPYIGGVALNQLTPAMVDKMFQQIIDKGLKPSTAAGAKRVLSVALSHARKYRYIETNAAKDTLTKFGKSDKTPDPYTPEQVKALMQRVEGTVWEMPVILGGLYGMRRSEILGLRWRNVDLENNTFDVSEQLPFKVPPKTKVIEEMAPPKSNGRTLPITELARPFFLKQFAMQEAQREQAEKDGKPYYDNDLVVAKPDGSPISASWVSSQFGKLLEDLDMPHIRFHDLRHTAATNMHQLTGDFYTVGEVLGHTLAGIGVSLGLSMNFEAVTARYVDVRLERKKEVLDAYHGAVKQADPAKAKEAEPKKAKSAAKKKSSEIEL; encoded by the coding sequence ATGGCGGTATCATCAAGACAAGTTAAGAACAAACGCGACAGTAACGGCGTACTGACCGGGCGACCGGGTACAGTCTACGACGTGAATATAAAATACACCGCCCCGGACGGGAAAAAGAAGTCCTATGCGAAAAAGGGCTTTGCCACCAAAAAGGAAGCGACGCAGCACGAAGCGGAAATGAAAACGAAGCTCCAAAATCCGGGGCAAATTGCGTCAATCACTTCACAGCGGAAACAGACCGTCGCAAGCTACCTTAACGATTGGGTGGAAAGCTACGCAAGAGTGAACTTGCGCCCCTCTACCTATGACGGGTACAAAAAGACGATTGCAAACTATATCAATCCCTATATCGGCGGCGTTGCTCTCAATCAGCTTACCCCCGCTATGGTAGACAAGATGTTTCAGCAGATTATCGACAAAGGATTGAAACCGTCCACCGCTGCCGGGGCAAAACGTGTTTTAAGCGTGGCGTTGAGCCATGCCCGCAAATACCGCTATATCGAAACCAACGCGGCAAAGGACACGCTGACGAAGTTTGGAAAGAGCGACAAGACCCCCGACCCTTACACGCCGGAACAGGTAAAAGCCCTTATGCAGCGCGTCGAGGGTACAGTGTGGGAAATGCCCGTCATTTTAGGCGGGCTTTATGGTATGCGGCGTTCTGAAATCTTGGGCTTGCGTTGGCGCAATGTTGACTTGGAAAACAACACTTTTGATGTTTCCGAGCAGCTTCCCTTTAAGGTGCCGCCAAAAACAAAGGTTATCGAGGAAATGGCACCGCCGAAGTCCAACGGGCGCACGCTGCCGATTACAGAGCTTGCCCGCCCGTTCTTCCTAAAACAGTTTGCCATGCAGGAAGCACAGCGCGAACAGGCAGAAAAAGACGGGAAACCTTATTATGACAATGACCTTGTTGTAGCAAAGCCGGACGGTTCCCCTATCTCCGCGTCGTGGGTATCTTCACAGTTTGGAAAACTGCTTGAAGATTTGGATATGCCGCATATTCGCTTTCACGATTTACGCCATACGGCGGCTACGAATATGCACCAACTGACGGGCGACTTCTACACCGTAGGCGAAGTGTTAGGACATACGCTTGCGGGTATCGGCGTATCGCTTGGATTGTCTATGAACTTTGAAGCCGTTACTGCCCGCTATGTTGACGTGCGGCTTGAACGGAAAAAAGAAGTCCTGGACGCTTATCATGGGGCTGTCAAACAGGCAGACCCGGCAAAGGCAAAGGAAGCCGAGCCGAAGAAAGCAAAGAGTGCGGCGAAGAAAAAGAGCAGCGAAATTGAGCTTTAA
- a CDS encoding helix-turn-helix domain-containing protein translates to MAKKETASPAIPVFPMLKTVEQMSKVSGIGENKLRELMDSGELEYIQNGNRRLIADAAIWDWYHRAKKTAKPPARQGG, encoded by the coding sequence ATGGCAAAAAAGGAAACTGCAAGCCCCGCTATCCCTGTATTCCCTATGTTAAAGACCGTTGAGCAAATGAGCAAAGTTAGCGGTATCGGGGAAAATAAACTGCGCGAGCTTATGGATAGCGGCGAGCTTGAATATATACAGAATGGAAACCGCCGATTGATAGCTGACGCTGCTATCTGGGACTGGTATCACAGAGCAAAGAAAACAGCGAAGCCCCCGGCACGACAGGGAGGTTAA
- a CDS encoding helix-turn-helix domain-containing protein, with amino-acid sequence MNEPISNNPDERGLLPYPVILAATKGDPEAMKIVVQHYASYIAYLSTRKVRDEYGNVYYGIDEDMRDRLQAKLMRAVLDYKID; translated from the coding sequence ATGAATGAACCGATTAGCAACAATCCCGACGAACGCGGCTTATTGCCTTACCCGGTTATTTTAGCCGCAACAAAGGGCGACCCCGAAGCAATGAAAATCGTTGTGCAGCACTACGCAAGCTACATAGCCTACCTGTCTACCCGTAAAGTGCGTGATGAATACGGCAATGTTTATTACGGCATAGACGAGGATATGCGCGACCGGCTGCAAGCGAAGCTCATGCGGGCTGTTCTGGACTATAAGATAGACTGA
- a CDS encoding RNA polymerase sigma factor, whose protein sequence is MEPNRIEWQKRCTFNGFCKAVLRNEAIDAIRERKYRKKHEVTFSDLSPQEENQLYTCDKYFVNDEAEKSFFVAGKEITAKQLADALHSLPEEKRQAVLLYYFFDMKDAEIAELMKIPRSTVQFRRTSSFELLKRFLEESR, encoded by the coding sequence ATGGAACCTAATCGCATTGAATGGCAGAAACGCTGCACATTCAACGGCTTTTGCAAAGCGGTATTGAGGAATGAAGCTATCGACGCTATCCGAGAAAGAAAGTATCGGAAAAAGCATGAAGTCACTTTTTCAGACCTGTCGCCACAGGAAGAAAATCAGCTTTACACTTGCGACAAGTATTTTGTAAATGATGAAGCTGAAAAATCTTTCTTTGTCGCTGGGAAAGAAATTACGGCGAAACAGCTTGCCGACGCGCTTCACTCTTTGCCGGAAGAAAAGCGTCAAGCTGTACTGTTGTATTACTTCTTTGATATGAAAGACGCAGAAATCGCGGAGCTGATGAAGATACCGCGCAGCACAGTACAATTTCGACGGACAAGCTCTTTTGAGCTGTTAAAAAGATTTTTGGAGGAAAGCCGATGA
- a CDS encoding sensor histidine kinase — MGWAILFLVLVVLVIILSISLINWKMQIHKVNVQLNAILNGETKKLVTISLTDRRLEHLVEIINQIVSKDNIYLGEIRKKEDELKENISCLSHDLRTPLTSIRGYLQLLSSAPDEKRQEYISALSGKALRLERLIDDFYQISLLEAGQYPFYYGKVELCSLLTEILLDNYSTFSVNGIEPQIEIPDVNIYLNADRKACIRIIQNLIFNAITSTTSNVVVQLIYNTDSVQLCIKNPIATIPTEEYSKLLERFYVADISRSNGTSGQGLYIVKKLLLLMNCKNPIIEIQDHIFKITIDFSPLLIKK; from the coding sequence ATGGGTTGGGCGATTCTGTTTCTTGTTCTAGTAGTATTGGTCATTATCCTTTCAATTTCTTTAATTAACTGGAAAATGCAGATACACAAAGTGAACGTCCAACTAAATGCTATTCTGAATGGAGAAACGAAAAAGTTAGTTACAATATCTTTAACTGATAGGCGGTTGGAGCATTTAGTGGAAATCATAAATCAAATCGTATCAAAAGATAACATTTATCTGGGAGAAATCCGAAAAAAGGAGGATGAACTTAAAGAGAATATTTCTTGCCTTTCTCACGATTTACGGACACCACTAACTTCTATTCGCGGATATTTGCAGCTTTTATCAAGTGCGCCGGACGAAAAAAGACAAGAATATATTTCAGCATTATCAGGAAAAGCCTTGAGATTAGAACGTCTCATAGACGACTTTTATCAAATCTCTCTTTTGGAAGCAGGACAATATCCATTTTATTATGGAAAAGTTGAATTATGCTCATTGCTTACCGAAATCCTGTTGGACAACTATTCGACTTTCAGTGTTAATGGAATTGAACCGCAAATAGAAATACCTGATGTGAATATTTATCTTAATGCTGATAGAAAAGCGTGTATTCGCATTATACAGAATCTTATATTCAATGCGATAACTTCCACTACAAGTAATGTTGTAGTTCAGCTAATTTATAATACAGATTCTGTTCAACTGTGTATCAAAAATCCTATTGCAACTATTCCTACAGAAGAATATTCAAAATTGTTGGAGCGCTTTTATGTGGCAGATATTTCAAGGAGTAACGGTACATCTGGACAGGGACTTTATATTGTAAAAAAGCTGTTGCTGTTGATGAATTGCAAAAATCCAATAATTGAGATACAAGACCATATTTTTAAGATTACGATTGATTTTTCTCCCTTACTCATAAAAAAATAA
- a CDS encoding ABC transporter permease, with amino-acid sequence MINHFKAEFYKLFRSKIMIAILGVCVALVMVSFALGDMTFFGAGDGTESVIGFQAKCYLSSEMPTFQTVARSSLAYTAFFWIVCLVFATIFFTKEYNTGTIKLSVAYGTKRTILYYTKAITILAVSLITYLIFVAAFFVIEIIQSGYIPSASEALTLFGWALACGIVLLAFESISIFLCVIIQNIGVVTGICCLYVFSGASVYLMLWSNMDAASIPLKIFVYGNPMYYWMNFCSCRTMGIIEHLPFYFMGGILLLIVGGIAMSKKEIK; translated from the coding sequence ATGATTAACCATTTTAAAGCTGAATTTTATAAATTGTTTCGCTCAAAAATAATGATAGCTATATTAGGCGTATGTGTGGCACTTGTAATGGTCTCCTTTGCACTTGGCGATATGACTTTTTTCGGAGCAGGAGACGGAACAGAAAGTGTAATCGGCTTTCAAGCTAAATGTTACTTATCCAGTGAAATGCCAACTTTTCAAACTGTTGCCCGCTCATCCCTTGCATACACAGCCTTTTTCTGGATTGTTTGCCTTGTATTTGCGACCATATTTTTTACAAAAGAATATAACACGGGCACAATCAAGTTGTCTGTTGCATACGGTACTAAACGGACTATTCTCTATTACACCAAGGCAATTACAATATTGGCAGTGTCCCTGATAACATATCTGATTTTTGTCGCTGCATTTTTCGTTATCGAAATCATACAATCCGGTTATATTCCGTCTGCGAGTGAAGCACTAACCCTGTTTGGATGGGCACTGGCTTGTGGAATCGTTTTGTTAGCATTTGAAAGCATTTCTATTTTCCTGTGTGTTATCATTCAAAATATAGGGGTTGTAACTGGAATTTGCTGCTTATATGTATTCAGCGGAGCGTCTGTTTATTTAATGCTATGGAGTAATATGGACGCGGCTTCAATACCTTTGAAAATTTTTGTGTATGGAAATCCTATGTACTATTGGATGAATTTTTGTTCTTGCCGCACAATGGGGATTATCGAACATTTACCATTTTATTTCATGGGGGGCATTTTGCTTTTGATTGTCGGCGGCATTGCTATGAGTAAGAAAGAAATCAAGTAA
- a CDS encoding ATP-binding cassette domain-containing protein, with product MNTTVFEAINITKKYRNTLALNQVSMSVMQGDIYGFIGENGAGKTTMIRLLTGLAEPTTGNIALFGKSDKKLAKQRERIGCIIESPSLYLDMTAHENLEVQRLQRGIPGKVCIDNALELVNLRDAGKKKAKDFSLGMRQRLALAIALLGNPEFLVLDEPINGLDPTGIIELRNLLKRLNEERGITILISSHILSELHQLANRYGILHEGKLLQEITAAELEQRCKKHLLLQVNDVATTSALLESELNTSNFSVMPDKSIHLYDYVENAGKVSALLSANNIIIYQLAQSGDSLETYYTNLIGGCKND from the coding sequence ATGAACACAACAGTTTTTGAAGCTATCAACATCACGAAAAAGTATCGCAACACACTGGCCCTAAATCAAGTATCTATGTCTGTAATGCAGGGAGACATTTATGGGTTTATCGGAGAAAACGGTGCAGGTAAAACGACCATGATCCGTTTATTAACTGGGTTAGCAGAACCTACAACTGGCAATATTGCTTTGTTCGGTAAGAGTGATAAGAAACTCGCAAAACAGCGTGAGCGCATTGGTTGTATTATTGAGAGTCCTTCTCTTTATCTTGATATGACAGCCCATGAAAATTTGGAGGTACAACGCCTGCAACGTGGTATTCCTGGAAAGGTTTGCATTGATAATGCTCTGGAATTGGTCAATCTGAGAGACGCCGGAAAGAAAAAAGCAAAAGATTTTTCTTTGGGTATGCGGCAGCGATTAGCTCTTGCAATCGCTTTGCTTGGAAATCCTGAATTTCTCGTACTGGATGAACCAATTAACGGATTAGACCCTACTGGAATTATTGAATTAAGAAACTTACTAAAAAGGTTAAATGAAGAACGTGGAATTACTATTTTAATTTCAAGTCACATTCTCTCGGAGCTTCATCAATTAGCCAATAGATACGGTATCTTACATGAGGGGAAACTTTTGCAGGAAATTACTGCGGCAGAGTTAGAGCAACGCTGCAAAAAGCATTTATTATTACAGGTTAATGATGTAGCTACTACCAGTGCTTTGTTGGAAAGCGAACTGAATACTTCAAATTTTTCTGTTATGCCAGATAAAAGTATTCATCTATATGATTATGTTGAAAATGCCGGAAAAGTATCAGCGTTGCTAAGTGCGAATAATATTATAATTTATCAGTTGGCACAATCCGGAGACAGCCTTGAAACTTATTATACTAATTTGATTGGAGGGTGCAAAAATGATTAA
- a CDS encoding response regulator transcription factor — protein MNKVLIIEDDKEICFMIKDHLEKYNYQVFFTFTGANALERVKELTPDLIILDLMLPFISGDELIRTIRKFSNVPVIVVSAKSLTFNKVELFRLGADDYLTKPFDLDELLARIERNLLRSQKCTPNLCLKFGELSIDTASKIVTVADEIIVLTAKEYQLLELLAKYPDKVFSKQNLYESIWQEPFARDNDVINTHISNLRKKLRSEGCRIKTVWGLGYRFAK, from the coding sequence ATGAACAAGGTGCTAATTATTGAGGATGATAAAGAAATATGCTTTATGATAAAAGACCATCTGGAAAAATACAATTATCAAGTATTCTTCACATTTACTGGTGCAAATGCGCTTGAACGTGTAAAAGAATTGACCCCAGATTTAATTATTTTAGATTTAATGCTTCCTTTTATCAGTGGAGATGAGTTAATTAGAACTATTAGAAAATTTTCAAATGTACCTGTAATTGTTGTTTCTGCAAAGAGTTTGACATTTAATAAAGTTGAACTCTTTCGCTTGGGTGCTGATGACTATTTAACAAAGCCATTTGATTTGGACGAATTATTAGCACGGATTGAGCGCAACTTATTGAGAAGTCAAAAATGTACGCCCAATCTTTGTTTGAAATTTGGAGAACTTTCCATTGATACAGCATCAAAAATAGTTACTGTTGCAGACGAAATCATTGTGCTTACCGCAAAAGAATATCAACTTTTAGAACTATTGGCGAAATATCCCGATAAGGTTTTTTCAAAGCAAAATCTTTATGAAAGTATTTGGCAAGAACCATTTGCAAGGGATAACGATGTCATTAACACACATATAAGCAACTTACGCAAAAAATTAAGGAGCGAAGGCTGCCGAATTAAAACCGTATGGGGCTTGGGCTACCGCTTTGCAAAATAA
- a CDS encoding helix-turn-helix domain-containing protein — protein sequence MEYMSAPQAAEKWGISERRVQILCSQNRIPGVSKLGYMWLIPKDAEKPIDGRTKQRKELRHEQGANY from the coding sequence ATGGAATATATGTCTGCGCCACAGGCAGCGGAAAAATGGGGCATTTCGGAACGACGGGTACAGATACTTTGCAGCCAGAACCGCATACCGGGCGTTTCAAAACTTGGGTATATGTGGCTGATACCAAAGGACGCGGAAAAGCCGATTGACGGGAGAACAAAACAGAGAAAGGAGTTACGCCATGAACAAGGTGCTAATTATTGA
- a CDS encoding helix-turn-helix domain-containing protein yields MAKRPVEKYDFKAFGEAIKEARKGRKESRKKVSDEMYISPRYLANIENNGQHPSLQIFFELIQRYNISVDQFLFDSPAGKDTNRRQLDALLDDMSDTGIRIVTATAEEIAKVEKEGR; encoded by the coding sequence ATGGCAAAAAGACCAGTAGAAAAGTATGACTTCAAGGCTTTTGGGGAAGCGATAAAAGAAGCTCGGAAAGGGCGCAAGGAGAGCCGCAAGAAAGTAAGCGACGAAATGTATATCTCCCCGCGTTACCTTGCGAACATTGAGAACAACGGGCAACACCCAAGTTTGCAGATTTTCTTTGAGCTTATACAGCGTTATAATATATCCGTAGACCAGTTCCTTTTTGACAGCCCCGCCGGGAAAGACACAAATCGGCGGCAGCTTGACGCGCTCCTTGACGATATGAGCGATACGGGCATACGGATTGTGACCGCAACAGCAGAGGAAATAGCTAAAGTCGAAAAAGAGGGCAGATAA
- a CDS encoding plasmid mobilization protein, with amino-acid sequence MNGRKRTVQIKFRVTEEERAFIEQKMQLVPTRNMEAYLRKMAIDGYIIQIDHADIKAMTAEIQKIGVNVNQIAKRVNATGSVYQEDIEEIKEVLAEIWRLQRLSLLKAR; translated from the coding sequence ATGAACGGCAGGAAACGGACAGTACAAATTAAATTCAGAGTAACAGAGGAAGAACGGGCGTTCATTGAACAGAAAATGCAGCTCGTCCCTACCCGGAACATGGAAGCCTACTTGCGGAAAATGGCAATCGACGGGTATATCATTCAGATAGACCATGCCGACATAAAAGCTATGACAGCGGAGATACAGAAAATCGGGGTCAATGTCAATCAGATTGCAAAGCGCGTCAATGCGACGGGCAGCGTCTACCAAGAGGATATAGAAGAAATCAAGGAGGTGCTTGCGGAGATATGGCGGTTACAAAGATTAAGCCTATTAAAAGCACGTTAA
- a CDS encoding relaxase/mobilization nuclease domain-containing protein, which yields MAVTKIKPIKSTLKKALDYIQNPNKTDGKMLVSSFGCSYETADIEFGFTLSQALDRGNNLAHHLIQSFEPGEVDYEKAHEIGKQLADAVTKGQYEYVLTTHIDKGHIHNHIIFCAVNFVDYHKYVSNKRTYYGIRNISDRLCRENGLSVLVPEKGGKGKNYAVYKKEKTAKAKLKLAVDTLIPQVSDFEELLARLQAEGFTIKRGKYVSCLVPGQERFTRLKTLGADYTEEAIRERIEGKRTRTAKAPKTERGVSLLIDIENSIKAAQSRGYEQWAKIHNLKQAAKTMNFITEHKIEQYTDLTAKIAEIQTESEQAADALKSAEKRLVDMAVLIKNVSTFQKTKPAYDAYRKARNKDSYRAAHEREIILHEAAAKALKAAGVSKLPNLTALQSEYEKLQEQKEALYADYGRLKKQVKEYDVIKQNIDSILRQPREPEREKGKERGE from the coding sequence ATGGCGGTTACAAAGATTAAGCCTATTAAAAGCACGTTAAAAAAAGCCCTTGACTATATCCAAAACCCGAACAAGACGGACGGGAAAATGCTGGTGTCCTCGTTCGGGTGCAGCTATGAAACGGCAGATATTGAGTTCGGATTTACATTGTCGCAAGCTCTTGACAGAGGAAACAACCTCGCACACCATTTGATACAATCTTTTGAGCCGGGGGAAGTCGATTATGAGAAAGCCCATGAAATCGGAAAACAGCTTGCCGACGCGGTAACAAAGGGGCAATATGAATACGTCCTTACCACTCACATAGATAAAGGGCATATCCATAACCACATCATTTTTTGTGCGGTAAACTTTGTAGACTACCACAAGTATGTTTCCAACAAGCGCACCTATTACGGAATACGCAACATCAGCGACAGGCTGTGCCGGGAAAACGGCTTGTCCGTCCTTGTGCCGGAGAAAGGCGGCAAGGGAAAGAATTATGCGGTGTATAAGAAAGAGAAAACCGCCAAAGCAAAATTGAAACTTGCCGTCGATACCCTTATCCCCCAAGTGTCCGACTTTGAAGAATTGCTCGCGCGGTTACAGGCAGAAGGCTTCACAATCAAACGGGGAAAATATGTGTCCTGTTTGGTTCCGGGACAGGAACGGTTTACCCGTTTGAAAACCCTCGGCGCAGATTATACAGAGGAAGCAATCCGGGAACGGATAGAGGGCAAGCGTACCCGCACCGCCAAAGCTCCCAAGACAGAACGCGGCGTGTCCCTGCTCATTGATATTGAAAACAGTATCAAGGCGGCGCAGAGCCGGGGTTATGAACAATGGGCGAAAATCCACAATCTGAAACAGGCAGCTAAGACCATGAATTTTATTACGGAACACAAGATTGAACAATACACCGACTTGACCGCAAAAATCGCAGAGATACAGACAGAGAGCGAACAGGCGGCAGACGCATTAAAGAGCGCGGAAAAACGGCTTGTAGATATGGCGGTGCTTATCAAGAATGTTTCCACGTTCCAAAAGACAAAACCCGCCTATGACGCATACCGCAAAGCAAGAAATAAGGACAGTTACCGGGCAGCCCATGAGCGCGAAATCATCTTGCATGAAGCAGCGGCAAAGGCATTAAAGGCGGCGGGCGTTTCCAAGCTCCCGAACCTCACCGCGCTGCAATCGGAATATGAAAAGCTCCAGGAACAGAAAGAAGCCCTTTACGCCGACTATGGCAGACTGAAAAAACAGGTCAAAGAGTACGACGTTATCAAACAGAACATAGACAGCATTTTACGGCAGCCAAGAGAACCGGAACGGGAAAAAGGAAAAGAACGCGGGGAGTAG
- a CDS encoding helix-turn-helix domain-containing protein has product MEQEMPDYETIRAAVAGEKWALEKVLACYGDEINRLAMVKKRQPDGSVKEEIDDDLRQTLILKLLEAIPQFPIEKE; this is encoded by the coding sequence ATGGAACAGGAAATGCCGGACTATGAAACGATACGCGCCGCCGTTGCGGGCGAAAAATGGGCGTTGGAAAAAGTGCTTGCTTGTTACGGTGACGAAATCAACCGCCTTGCAATGGTAAAAAAGCGTCAGCCGGACGGAAGCGTAAAAGAGGAAATCGACGACGATTTACGGCAAACGCTCATACTGAAACTGTTAGAAGCTATCCCACAATTCCCAATAGAAAAGGAGTGA
- a CDS encoding DUF6050 family protein codes for MTRGEIWKDFFKRTVLPAVIALFLFFMFKNVFTEDGQTNYFYVWLCCGIPFGIRRMFVWLVPHGYDIAGTVGIIALNFILGGIIGGVILIWRLVVAAWYIPLTIYRLLTTDKGATPQINMEK; via the coding sequence ATGACACGCGGGGAAATTTGGAAAGACTTTTTTAAGAGAACCGTTTTGCCCGCCGTTATCGCATTGTTTTTATTCTTCATGTTTAAGAACGTCTTTACAGAGGACGGGCAGACCAATTACTTTTATGTGTGGCTGTGCTGCGGTATTCCCTTTGGTATTCGCCGTATGTTCGTATGGCTTGTACCGCATGGGTATGACATAGCCGGAACGGTGGGTATCATTGCCCTCAACTTCATTTTGGGCGGCATTATCGGTGGGGTCATTTTGATATGGCGGCTCGTCGTGGCTGCATGGTATATCCCCCTTACGATATACCGTTTACTTACCACAGATAAGGGCGCAACCCCTCAAATCAACATGGAAAAATAG
- a CDS encoding cysteine-rich VLP domain-containing protein: MTGIKRLTPRQSRKVNTLVKKECCNCENGNCILLDDGDTCVCPQLISYSLLCKWFRIAVLPLDKLLYAELYQTEDRKKCTVCGAFFASTSNSVKYCPDCRKRITRRQAAERMRKRRALVTR, translated from the coding sequence ATGACCGGGATTAAGCGGCTGACGCCGCGACAAAGCCGCAAGGTAAACACCCTTGTGAAAAAGGAGTGCTGCAACTGCGAGAATGGCAACTGTATTTTACTGGACGACGGGGACACTTGCGTATGCCCGCAGCTCATTTCCTATTCCCTGCTCTGTAAGTGGTTTCGGATTGCCGTACTTCCTCTTGATAAGCTGCTCTATGCGGAACTCTATCAGACCGAGGACAGAAAGAAATGTACCGTGTGCGGCGCGTTCTTTGCGTCCACCTCTAACAGCGTCAAATACTGCCCGGACTGTCGGAAGCGGATTACCCGCAGACAGGCAGCCGAGCGCATGAGAAAACGGCGCGCTCTTGTTACGCGGTAA
- a CDS encoding transposon-transfer assisting family protein — MNRFTVEETNLLSIYHEGSKAQLIENMTAALPYMDAGLRELAERTISKVNALTDAEYKELSVYPADEV; from the coding sequence ATGAATAGATTTACTGTTGAGGAAACAAACCTTTTGAGCATTTACCATGAGGGAAGCAAGGCGCAGCTTATTGAGAACATGACCGCTGCGCTGCCTTACATGGACGCGGGATTACGGGAGCTTGCAGAGCGCACCATTTCCAAAGTGAACGCGCTGACCGACGCCGAGTACAAAGAGCTTTCCGTTTATCCTGCTGATGAAGTATGA